A portion of the Algimonas porphyrae genome contains these proteins:
- a CDS encoding MFS transporter produces MTGDTPQRDDQFAAFRHSSYSRYFTARFCSATAVQILATAIGWQLYDETGSALLLGLIGLVQFLPAVLLVIPAGLASDRMGRRLIMGSAIWLEMLCAMVILLLALTGNFDPVLVLTTLTVFGVCRAFYTPAASSLAVNLVPKKDFPNAVGWNTASWQLAHIAGPAAGGLIYGISAQTAYGTAVVLLFLSGFLIFSIPKPPQRIETEPTSLSVLLGGFSYVWREKVVLGAISLDLFAVLLGGAVALMPIYARDILELGPQGLGLLRAAPGIGAIAMLLVLTRFPVRDHAGKILLITVALFGLATAIFGMSRLAWLSITALIAVGAFDMVSVYIREIILQLWTPDEVRGRVNAVNGIFLGASNELGEFRAGLMAAVWGAVFTVTAGGIAAIGVAALVGKVFPGLAKIRKLDEAPDR; encoded by the coding sequence ATCAGTTCGCCGCCTTCCGGCACAGCAGCTATTCGCGCTATTTTACCGCGCGGTTTTGCTCGGCAACCGCTGTGCAGATCCTGGCCACGGCGATTGGCTGGCAGCTCTATGATGAAACGGGTAGCGCACTGCTGCTCGGCCTGATCGGGCTGGTACAGTTCCTGCCTGCCGTTCTACTGGTTATTCCAGCGGGACTTGCCTCGGACCGGATGGGACGGCGTCTGATCATGGGCAGTGCGATCTGGCTGGAAATGCTATGCGCGATGGTAATCCTGCTGCTGGCGCTGACCGGCAATTTCGATCCCGTTCTCGTTCTGACAACATTGACCGTGTTCGGCGTCTGTCGCGCCTTCTACACGCCCGCCGCCTCGTCACTGGCCGTCAATCTGGTGCCGAAAAAGGACTTCCCCAATGCGGTCGGGTGGAACACGGCGAGCTGGCAACTCGCCCATATTGCAGGACCCGCCGCGGGCGGACTGATCTATGGGATTTCTGCGCAAACGGCTTACGGGACGGCTGTGGTCTTGCTGTTTCTGTCCGGCTTTCTGATCTTCTCCATTCCGAAGCCACCGCAGCGGATCGAAACAGAACCGACATCTCTGTCCGTTCTGCTCGGCGGGTTTTCCTATGTGTGGCGGGAAAAGGTCGTGCTGGGTGCGATCAGCCTCGATCTGTTCGCCGTGCTGCTGGGCGGCGCGGTGGCCCTCATGCCGATCTATGCGCGCGATATTCTGGAATTGGGACCGCAGGGGCTCGGCCTGTTACGCGCGGCGCCCGGTATCGGTGCGATCGCCATGTTGCTCGTGCTGACGCGTTTTCCCGTGCGTGATCATGCCGGCAAGATCCTGCTCATCACTGTCGCCCTGTTCGGGCTGGCGACCGCCATTTTCGGCATGTCTCGGCTTGCCTGGCTCTCCATAACCGCGCTGATCGCGGTCGGAGCTTTCGACATGGTCAGCGTCTATATTCGCGAGATCATCCTACAGCTCTGGACGCCGGACGAAGTGCGCGGCCGGGTCAATGCAGTGAATGGCATCTTTCTGGGTGCAAGCAACGAGCTGGGCGAGTTCCGTGCCGGGCTGATGGCAGCTGTATGGGGGGCGGTCTTTACCGTGACGGCAGGCGGTATCGCCGCGATCGGTGTCGCCGCGCTTGTCGGCAAGGTCTTTCCGGGGCTTGCGAAAATACGCAAGCTGGACGAAGCCCCGGATCGCTAG